A single window of Granulibacter bethesdensis DNA harbors:
- a CDS encoding helicase HerA-like domain-containing protein, which produces MTGTPILVGAGEHEARLLPGFANRHGLIAGATGTGKTITLQVLAESLSAAGVPVLCADVKGDLAGLSQPGAPNPKLEQRASRLGVHDYSYRAAPVVFWDVFGVSGHKVRATVAEMGPILLSRMLELNDTQEGVLSIAFAVADDEGLLLLDYKDLRAVLSHVADRAGELGTEYGNVSKATIGTIQRRLLRLEQEGGEAFFGEPALELADLLLITPDGRGAVNILAADRLIYSPRLYATVLLWLLSTLYETLPEVGDLERPKLVFFFDEAHLLFDDAPKALVDKVTQVARLIRSKGVGVYFVTQNPLDIPASVLGQLGNRVQHALRAFTPADQKAVRAAADTFRQNPRLNTAEAIGSLAVGEALVSFLDESGSPSVVQKVQIVPPRSRIGAITAEERAEIIRQSPVGTKYDASIDRISAYERLSGRATSGQQETAPVSPAPVEPGSDPWGTAMGPAPLPPSSGQGSVWNSNGWQGGLADSAPYPPHEPVSRAAPREARTPSRNEEGGGWLGDVLGSHGGRQGLGEAFAKSVIRSLGSQVGTKVGGEVLRGILGSILKR; this is translated from the coding sequence ATGACAGGAACCCCCATTCTGGTCGGCGCTGGTGAGCACGAAGCACGTCTGCTGCCCGGTTTTGCCAACCGGCATGGCCTGATTGCAGGGGCAACCGGCACCGGCAAGACCATCACTCTTCAGGTGTTGGCGGAATCCCTGTCCGCCGCCGGGGTGCCGGTCTTGTGTGCAGATGTGAAAGGTGATCTCGCGGGGTTGTCGCAGCCCGGCGCCCCCAATCCGAAACTGGAACAGCGCGCATCCCGGCTGGGGGTTCATGATTACAGCTATCGTGCCGCGCCTGTCGTATTCTGGGACGTATTCGGGGTTTCCGGCCACAAGGTACGGGCCACAGTGGCGGAGATGGGGCCGATCCTGCTTTCACGCATGCTGGAGCTGAATGACACACAGGAAGGTGTTCTCTCCATCGCCTTTGCGGTGGCGGACGACGAAGGCCTCCTGCTGCTTGATTACAAGGATTTGCGGGCTGTTCTCTCCCACGTGGCCGACCGTGCTGGGGAGCTTGGCACAGAATACGGCAATGTCAGCAAGGCCACGATCGGTACGATTCAGCGCCGCTTGCTGAGACTGGAACAGGAAGGCGGAGAAGCCTTTTTCGGTGAACCGGCACTGGAATTGGCTGATTTACTGCTGATCACGCCGGATGGACGAGGGGCAGTGAACATCCTGGCGGCGGATCGACTGATCTATAGTCCGCGCCTGTATGCGACTGTGCTGCTCTGGCTGCTGTCCACTTTATACGAGACCTTGCCGGAAGTGGGTGATCTGGAGCGCCCCAAACTGGTGTTTTTCTTCGATGAGGCACATTTGCTGTTTGATGATGCTCCCAAGGCGCTGGTGGACAAGGTGACGCAGGTTGCGCGTCTGATCCGCTCCAAGGGGGTCGGAGTTTATTTCGTGACACAAAATCCGCTGGATATTCCTGCCTCTGTGCTGGGACAGCTCGGTAATCGTGTGCAGCATGCGCTGCGTGCTTTTACACCAGCGGACCAGAAAGCAGTCCGGGCGGCGGCGGACACATTCCGCCAGAATCCGAGGCTGAATACCGCGGAGGCGATCGGATCGCTTGCAGTCGGTGAAGCGCTGGTTTCTTTCCTTGATGAGAGCGGATCACCCTCTGTCGTGCAGAAGGTTCAGATCGTGCCGCCCCGCTCCCGTATAGGGGCGATTACGGCGGAGGAACGGGCAGAGATTATCCGCCAAAGTCCAGTTGGTACGAAATACGATGCATCCATTGACCGGATCAGCGCTTATGAGCGCCTTTCCGGGCGCGCGACTTCCGGCCAGCAAGAGACCGCTCCTGTTTCTCCTGCGCCGGTCGAGCCGGGCAGTGACCCTTGGGGCACGGCGATGGGACCGGCACCTTTGCCGCCATCATCCGGGCAGGGATCAGTCTGGAACAGCAATGGCTGGCAGGGTGGGCTGGCCGATTCAGCCCCTTATCCTCCGCACGAGCCGGTTTCCCGCGCCGCCCCGCGTGAAGCCCGGACCCCGTCCCGGAACGAGGAAGGCGGCGGGTGGCTCGGCGATGTGCTCGGCAGCCATGGTGGGCGTCAGGGGCTGGGCGAGGCATTTGCCAAATCCGTCATCCGCAGCCTGGGCAGTCAGGTCGGTACCAAAGTCGGTGGCGAAGTTCTGCGTGGTATTCTCGGATCCATCCTGAAACGCTGA
- a CDS encoding metalloregulator ArsR/SmtB family transcription factor yields the protein MMDRFTLTPEQATRAAGQMRLYAQPQRLLILSMLLQGEHNVGEIEAATTIVQPGLSQQLSALRQAGIVSTRREARQVFYRLTDETCAARVRAALTLFGEATLPDSVTSAPASPRAAYAPASGGAIFARIV from the coding sequence ATGATGGACAGGTTCACCCTTACCCCGGAACAGGCCACCCGCGCTGCCGGGCAGATGCGGCTTTATGCACAGCCGCAACGCCTGCTGATCCTGTCGATGCTGCTGCAGGGGGAGCACAATGTCGGGGAGATCGAAGCCGCAACCACGATCGTCCAGCCCGGGCTGAGCCAACAGCTGAGCGCCCTGCGGCAGGCCGGTATCGTCTCCACAAGGCGGGAGGCGAGACAGGTTTTCTATCGCCTGACCGACGAAACCTGTGCTGCACGAGTCCGCGCTGCCCTCACCTTGTTCGGCGAGGCAACCCTACCCGATAGCGTGACATCCGCCCCCGCATCCCCCCGCGCGGCGTATGCGCCCGCATCCGGAGGAGCCATCTTCGCCCGGATTGTATGA
- a CDS encoding gluconokinase has translation MAVCRSMLLVVMGVSGSGKTTIAQALARRLGLVFQDADDFHSAANIARMKARIPLTEADRAPWLATIAAWVRNQAESGEGGVLACSLLRHSYREQVLSGVPDRRLIYLRVKADILRARLEHRSGHFMPASLLDNQLATLEEPADTEHALTVDASQSPEAVVAEIIRRL, from the coding sequence ATGGCGGTTTGTCGATCCATGCTGCTGGTGGTGATGGGGGTTTCCGGCTCCGGCAAGACCACCATTGCGCAGGCGCTGGCGCGGCGGCTTGGTCTGGTGTTTCAGGATGCTGACGATTTCCACTCTGCAGCCAATATCGCCCGGATGAAAGCGCGTATTCCCCTGACAGAGGCTGATCGTGCCCCATGGCTTGCCACCATCGCTGCCTGGGTCAGGAATCAGGCTGAATCCGGGGAAGGGGGCGTGCTGGCCTGCTCCCTGTTGCGCCATTCCTATCGTGAGCAGGTTCTGTCAGGGGTGCCGGATCGCCGCCTTATTTATCTGCGGGTGAAAGCGGATATTCTGAGGGCGCGTCTGGAGCATCGATCCGGACATTTCATGCCTGCCAGCCTGTTGGACAACCAGCTTGCGACACTGGAAGAGCCTGCCGACACGGAGCATGCTCTGACGGTGGATGCCAGCCAGAGTCCTGAGGCCGTAGTAGCGGAGATCATCCGCCGGTTGTAA
- a CDS encoding TetR/AcrR family transcriptional regulator, whose translation MEQSERASVIATLGEVFREHGYEGASLSLITARTGLGKGSLYHLFPGGKRDMAEAVLADVARWFEEQVFRPLREQTDTKVAITAMIEACIAYFRGGGRVCLVGAWALSETRDRFRTQIMTYFSAWRDALADALMRGGVAEHTAHRRAEEVVALIQGALVAARALDDAALFPRMLRDLSASLVR comes from the coding sequence ATGGAACAGTCGGAACGTGCGTCGGTGATTGCCACGCTGGGCGAGGTGTTCAGGGAGCATGGCTATGAAGGGGCCAGTCTCAGTCTGATCACCGCGCGAACCGGCCTTGGAAAGGGCAGCCTCTATCATCTCTTCCCCGGCGGCAAGCGGGATATGGCGGAAGCTGTGCTGGCAGATGTGGCACGCTGGTTCGAGGAGCAGGTATTCCGTCCTCTACGGGAGCAGACCGATACGAAGGTAGCCATAACTGCCATGATCGAGGCCTGTATTGCCTATTTCCGTGGTGGAGGCCGGGTCTGTCTGGTGGGGGCCTGGGCGTTGTCGGAAACGCGGGACAGGTTCAGAACGCAGATCATGACCTATTTCAGTGCGTGGCGCGATGCGCTGGCGGACGCCCTGATGCGGGGCGGCGTTGCTGAACATACGGCGCATAGGCGGGCAGAAGAAGTGGTGGCCCTGATTCAGGGTGCTCTTGTTGCTGCCCGTGCGCTGGATGATGCCGCGCTGTTTCCCCGTATGCTGCGTGATCTCTCTGCGTCTCTGGTCCGTTGA
- a CDS encoding bifunctional protein tyrosine phosphatase family protein/NAD(P)/FAD-dependent oxidoreductase, whose amino-acid sequence MSFHKITSSFSAGPQLTEEAVAKAAAEGYRSIFCMRPDEEEAGQPSSTQIAEAAARHGLEFASFPVAAGQVADSATVARMAEAFGRMPHPVLGYCRTGQRAVSIWALSQSGILDPDEIVALAQSGGFNVEPLRPQLLPLAPVGGRKTFSVVIVGGGAAGISVAASLLKRQKNLSVVIIDGATEHYYQPGWTMVGAGVFSADFTRRSEASVIPAGAQWLRSFVRSFSPASNEVVLVDGMVVEYSVLIVAAGIKLDWDAIPGLRETLGKNGVTSNYRYDLAPYTYCLAKELRGGRALFTQPPMPIKCAGAPQKAMYLSCDIWQSAGVLRNINVQFHNAGGVLFGVAAYVPALMKYVERYGISLQFGSKLVAVDGPARTATFEKDGERIEQSFDMLHVVPPQVAPDVIAHSELAGKDGFVEVDPATMRHVRFSNIYALGDVAGTSNAKTAAAARKQAPVVAGNVLATLHDKEPDYVYDGYGSCPLTVERGRIVLAEFGYGGKLLPTFPKWLLDGLRPTRTAWILKARVLPSLYWNGMLKGKEIFAKPTKRSDV is encoded by the coding sequence ATGTCCTTCCACAAAATCACTTCCAGTTTCTCGGCCGGTCCGCAACTGACGGAAGAGGCTGTGGCAAAGGCCGCGGCCGAAGGATATCGCAGCATTTTCTGTATGCGCCCGGATGAGGAGGAAGCCGGCCAGCCTTCATCCACCCAGATCGCCGAAGCCGCTGCGCGCCATGGATTGGAGTTCGCCTCTTTCCCGGTGGCCGCAGGGCAGGTAGCAGACAGTGCGACGGTGGCCAGAATGGCGGAAGCGTTCGGAAGGATGCCTCATCCCGTTCTAGGATATTGCCGCACCGGACAACGTGCGGTTTCGATCTGGGCCCTGTCGCAGTCGGGTATTCTGGACCCTGACGAAATCGTTGCGTTGGCGCAGAGCGGAGGTTTCAACGTCGAACCACTTCGCCCCCAGCTTTTGCCGCTTGCACCTGTCGGTGGACGAAAAACCTTCAGCGTGGTGATTGTCGGAGGAGGCGCCGCCGGGATTTCGGTTGCAGCCAGTTTGCTGAAGCGTCAGAAAAATCTGTCTGTCGTCATTATTGATGGCGCCACCGAGCATTATTACCAACCTGGCTGGACGATGGTCGGCGCCGGTGTTTTCAGTGCCGATTTTACCCGCCGTTCCGAAGCATCGGTGATCCCGGCGGGGGCGCAATGGCTGCGCTCTTTCGTGCGTTCTTTTTCGCCTGCCAGTAACGAGGTTGTTCTGGTGGATGGTATGGTGGTTGAATACAGCGTGCTGATCGTCGCCGCAGGAATCAAGCTTGACTGGGATGCCATTCCTGGCCTGAGGGAAACGCTCGGAAAAAACGGGGTCACCTCCAACTACCGTTATGATTTGGCACCCTATACCTATTGTCTGGCAAAAGAATTGCGTGGTGGCCGTGCACTCTTTACCCAGCCGCCAATGCCGATCAAATGTGCTGGTGCGCCGCAGAAAGCAATGTATCTATCCTGCGATATCTGGCAGAGCGCCGGTGTGCTCCGTAACATCAATGTCCAGTTCCACAATGCGGGCGGCGTTCTGTTCGGCGTGGCGGCCTATGTGCCGGCACTGATGAAATATGTCGAACGCTACGGCATTTCTCTTCAGTTCGGATCAAAGCTGGTGGCCGTTGATGGTCCAGCCCGCACCGCAACGTTCGAGAAAGATGGCGAGCGTATCGAACAGAGTTTTGATATGCTGCATGTCGTGCCGCCACAGGTTGCGCCTGATGTCATCGCTCATAGCGAACTGGCTGGAAAAGATGGTTTCGTGGAGGTCGACCCGGCCACCATGCGTCATGTGCGCTTTTCGAATATCTATGCGCTGGGCGATGTCGCCGGTACGTCCAATGCGAAAACCGCAGCTGCTGCGCGCAAACAGGCACCGGTCGTGGCAGGCAACGTGCTGGCGACGCTGCATGATAAGGAACCGGATTATGTTTATGACGGCTATGGTTCCTGCCCGCTGACTGTTGAGCGTGGCCGGATCGTACTGGCGGAATTCGGCTATGGGGGCAAGCTGCTGCCCACATTCCCGAAATGGCTGCTGGATGGGTTGCGTCCAACACGGACGGCATGGATTCTGAAAGCTCGTGTTCTGCCTTCACTCTACTGGAACGGTATGCTGAAGGGCAAAGAGATTTTTGCCAAACCCACGAAGCGTAGCGACGTCTGA
- a CDS encoding sulfite exporter TauE/SafE family protein: MILSTTQYLLGVISGSLVGLTLGVVGGGGSILAVPLMVYLVGVPSPHMAIGTSALAVAANAFSGLIGHARAHTVKWRCGGMYAASGILGALGGSVLGKMMNGQKLLFLFAMLMIVIAVQMLRGRKREGNPGAECNREKAPKVLAYGLGTGLFSGFFGIGGGFLIVPGLVASTGMPLLNAVGSSLVAVTAFGLTTAASYAFSGLVDWPLAIMFILGGIAGSMVGIAVSRYLAGCSGMLGTVFAGLIFVVAAYMLWKTLT; this comes from the coding sequence ATGATCCTGAGCACCACACAATATCTGCTCGGTGTGATCTCCGGCAGTCTGGTCGGGCTGACACTTGGTGTGGTGGGAGGGGGCGGCTCGATACTGGCTGTCCCGCTGATGGTATATCTGGTGGGGGTGCCGTCGCCGCATATGGCGATTGGCACCAGTGCTCTTGCTGTTGCAGCCAATGCTTTTTCAGGATTGATCGGCCATGCGCGCGCGCATACCGTGAAGTGGCGCTGTGGTGGCATGTATGCGGCTTCGGGCATTCTGGGGGCGCTGGGTGGATCTGTTCTTGGTAAAATGATGAACGGACAGAAATTATTGTTTCTGTTCGCCATGCTGATGATTGTCATTGCCGTACAGATGCTCAGGGGCCGCAAGCGGGAAGGTAATCCGGGAGCGGAGTGCAACCGCGAAAAAGCTCCTAAAGTACTTGCATACGGATTGGGAACCGGCCTGTTTTCCGGCTTTTTCGGGATCGGCGGTGGCTTTCTGATAGTGCCCGGCCTTGTGGCCTCTACCGGCATGCCGCTGTTGAATGCGGTGGGATCATCGCTGGTTGCGGTTACGGCTTTCGGGCTGACGACAGCGGCAAGTTATGCGTTCAGCGGGCTGGTGGATTGGCCGCTGGCTATTATGTTCATTCTTGGTGGTATTGCAGGATCCATGGTCGGGATTGCAGTCAGCCGCTATCTCGCCGGGTGCAGTGGCATGCTGGGAACAGTGTTTGCCGGGCTGATTTTCGTTGTTGCCGCTTATATGCTCTGGAAAACGCTTACCTGA
- a CDS encoding MBL fold metallo-hydrolase, producing the protein MPTAPPDPVIGAACRQIAQSVQDGLCPVVQSFFDPQTHTVSHVAFDPDSKQAAVIDSVLDYDAASGRTSTGHAAMIVEWVRQNGLSVQWLIETHVHADHLSAAPWVHGQLGGTLMIGEHIQRVQNTFGDIFNEGDSFARDGSQFGRLISDGEGFALGCIPAMALHVPGHTPADMAFIIGNTVFIGDTLFMPDYGTARADFPGGDARTLYRSIRRLLSLPAESRLFLCHDYKPPDRDHFAWETTVAAQRAHNIHVHDGVDEESFVAMREARDATLDLPDLIIPSVQVNMRGGRLPEPEKNGVRYLKVPVNLL; encoded by the coding sequence ATGCCGACAGCCCCGCCGGACCCGGTGATTGGGGCTGCATGCAGGCAGATTGCGCAGTCCGTCCAGGATGGGCTGTGCCCTGTGGTACAAAGTTTTTTCGATCCGCAAACGCATACTGTCAGCCATGTGGCGTTCGATCCTGACAGCAAGCAGGCCGCCGTCATCGACAGCGTGCTGGATTATGATGCAGCGTCAGGGCGCACCTCCACCGGCCATGCCGCCATGATTGTGGAGTGGGTCCGGCAGAACGGGCTGAGTGTGCAGTGGTTGATCGAAACCCATGTGCATGCCGATCACCTTTCGGCAGCGCCATGGGTGCACGGACAGCTTGGCGGTACGCTGATGATTGGCGAGCATATCCAGAGGGTGCAGAACACGTTCGGCGATATTTTCAATGAAGGCGACAGCTTCGCACGTGACGGATCGCAATTCGGTCGTTTGATCAGCGATGGCGAAGGCTTTGCGCTGGGTTGCATTCCCGCCATGGCGCTCCATGTGCCGGGGCATACGCCGGCGGATATGGCGTTCATCATCGGCAATACCGTCTTTATTGGCGATACGCTGTTCATGCCGGATTATGGAACGGCACGGGCGGATTTTCCGGGTGGCGATGCGCGGACGCTCTACCGTTCCATCCGCCGTCTGCTTTCCCTGCCGGCAGAGTCACGCCTGTTCCTGTGCCACGACTACAAGCCGCCAGATCGGGACCACTTCGCCTGGGAAACGACGGTGGCCGCGCAGCGGGCGCATAATATCCATGTCCATGATGGCGTTGATGAAGAAAGTTTCGTCGCCATGAGGGAAGCCCGGGATGCGACGCTTGATTTGCCGGATCTCATTATTCCCTCTGTGCAAGTGAATATGCGGGGTGGACGTCTGCCCGAGCCGGAAAAGAATGGGGTTCGCTACCTGAAAGTGCCGGTGAATCTGCTGTAA
- a CDS encoding GDSL-type esterase/lipase family protein: protein MNASSAWTRRTMLSAALGSGLAMSLPPRLGQAHNGKPLAATPLSRLDLPWWKHRWEEKQRELRQKPVDLVFYGDSITQNWEKIGPEPWQNFAPVWNRYYGHRHAINLGYKGDTTAHLLWRIENGEASGINPRAAVVLIGANNFGKLRWPAEPTLQGIDAIIESLHRHLPKMQILLLGVLPSIRNEWVDAQTVALNRALPGRYDQRVTFLDLRALFMSGGKVDRTRFLDIHLTPPEPPLHPDAATQAAMAQAMEPHIARMLGDTPVR, encoded by the coding sequence ATGAACGCTTCTTCTGCATGGACAAGGCGTACGATGCTGTCTGCAGCCCTTGGCTCCGGTCTGGCCATGTCGCTGCCGCCTCGCCTGGGCCAGGCCCATAACGGCAAACCGCTGGCAGCAACCCCGCTTTCACGCCTTGATCTGCCCTGGTGGAAACATCGCTGGGAAGAAAAACAACGCGAACTGCGTCAGAAGCCGGTCGATCTAGTGTTCTACGGCGACAGCATCACCCAGAACTGGGAGAAAATCGGCCCCGAACCCTGGCAGAATTTCGCCCCGGTCTGGAACCGCTATTACGGCCATCGCCACGCCATCAATCTGGGCTACAAAGGTGATACCACCGCACACCTGCTGTGGCGAATCGAAAACGGGGAAGCCAGCGGGATCAATCCCCGGGCCGCCGTCGTGCTGATCGGCGCCAATAATTTCGGCAAGCTCCGCTGGCCTGCCGAACCGACCCTGCAAGGGATCGACGCCATCATAGAGTCCCTCCATCGCCACCTGCCGAAGATGCAGATTCTGCTGCTGGGTGTGCTGCCCTCCATTCGCAATGAATGGGTCGACGCGCAAACCGTAGCCCTCAACCGTGCCCTGCCTGGTCGCTATGACCAGCGTGTAACCTTTCTCGATCTCCGCGCCCTGTTCATGAGCGGGGGAAAGGTGGATCGCACCCGCTTTCTGGACATCCATCTGACACCGCCCGAGCCGCCTCTTCACCCGGATGCAGCCACACAAGCGGCCATGGCGCAGGCAATGGAGCCGCATATAGCCCGTATGCTCGGGGATACGCCGGTGCGCTGA
- a CDS encoding copper chaperone PCu(A)C: MKRRQYCVLSLLAIGTWGLGSVSAQAEPPLVSEAWARPSMAAGHPGVVYLTIRGRGEGDRVVSFSTPVASSAELHRTTMEHGIMHMDPVSGLDVPASGTVRLTPGGYHIMLMGLKQGLKVGDHFPLTLTFQHAGLQTVDAVVATSGNGAHDLHVKDHH; encoded by the coding sequence ATGAAGCGCCGACAGTATTGCGTGTTGTCATTGCTGGCCATCGGGACCTGGGGGCTGGGGTCTGTTTCGGCGCAGGCCGAGCCGCCCCTCGTCAGTGAGGCATGGGCGCGTCCTTCCATGGCGGCTGGGCATCCGGGCGTTGTCTATCTGACCATCAGAGGGCGCGGAGAGGGGGACAGGGTGGTGTCTTTCTCCACGCCAGTCGCAAGTTCGGCGGAGTTGCACCGGACCACCATGGAGCATGGCATCATGCATATGGACCCGGTTTCCGGCCTCGATGTTCCCGCCAGTGGCACGGTGCGGCTGACCCCCGGTGGCTATCACATCATGCTGATGGGGCTGAAACAGGGGTTGAAAGTCGGTGACCATTTTCCGCTAACCCTGACATTTCAGCATGCAGGCCTGCAGACGGTCGATGCTGTCGTGGCGACCAGTGGCAATGGTGCCCATGATCTGCATGTCAAAGATCACCATTAG
- a CDS encoding peroxiredoxin encodes MKDSSGRMTSLVSPSTPIEEKLTNSACPPRLGDIVPGFCARTTHGQVSLADYRGRWLIFFSHPADFTPVCTSEFMAIARAADRFAERQCDLLGLSVDSLHAHLAWIRTIKAQFGITIPFPIVEDPSMVIGRAYGMIDPSAPDSSAVRGTFFIDPHGVLRAAIYYPMQVGRSVEEMLRLLIALQETSRTGTLTPEGWQPGEDTLLPAPVTQAEMAESTDRWLCRFQSSVP; translated from the coding sequence ATGAAAGACAGCTCTGGCCGGATGACATCCCTTGTTTCCCCTTCGACACCGATCGAGGAAAAACTGACGAACTCTGCCTGCCCCCCGCGATTGGGTGACATCGTTCCGGGCTTTTGTGCCCGCACAACTCACGGGCAGGTTTCACTGGCTGATTATCGTGGGCGATGGCTGATTTTCTTTTCCCATCCTGCCGATTTTACGCCCGTATGCACCAGTGAATTCATGGCCATCGCCCGCGCTGCCGACCGATTTGCGGAACGCCAGTGCGATCTTCTGGGCCTGTCCGTTGATAGCCTGCATGCGCATCTTGCCTGGATTCGTACCATCAAGGCGCAGTTCGGCATCACCATTCCGTTCCCGATTGTCGAAGACCCCTCCATGGTGATCGGTCGCGCCTACGGCATGATCGATCCATCCGCACCCGATTCTTCTGCTGTCCGAGGCACATTCTTCATTGATCCGCATGGCGTGCTGCGCGCCGCGATCTACTATCCGATGCAGGTAGGACGCTCGGTCGAGGAAATGCTGCGTCTATTGATTGCTTTGCAGGAGACCAGCCGGACCGGCACCCTGACCCCCGAAGGCTGGCAACCCGGTGAGGATACGCTGCTGCCCGCCCCCGTCACGCAGGCCGAGATGGCGGAGAGTACGGATCGCTGGCTCTGCCGTTTTCAGTCCTCCGTGCCATGA
- a CDS encoding nuclear transport factor 2 family protein: protein MPASIQDQPRPPLPPFSWEDAVKKVRAAEDAWNGRSPARIALAYTSDSVWRNRSEFLRGRQEIEAFLTRKWEREHEYRLIKEIWAYGDHRIAVRFVYEWRNEHGQWFRSHGNENWEFAANGLMQARHASINDVPITQEQRLFLWDRSGPRPADHPGLTELGL from the coding sequence ATGCCCGCTTCGATTCAGGATCAGCCTCGTCCTCCCTTGCCGCCTTTTTCCTGGGAAGATGCGGTGAAGAAAGTGCGTGCTGCGGAAGATGCGTGGAACGGGCGCAGTCCGGCACGCATTGCTCTGGCCTACACATCGGACAGCGTCTGGCGCAACCGCTCCGAATTTCTGCGTGGTCGGCAGGAGATTGAGGCGTTCCTGACCCGGAAATGGGAGAGGGAGCATGAATATCGCCTGATCAAGGAGATATGGGCTTATGGCGATCATCGCATTGCCGTGCGCTTCGTCTATGAATGGCGGAATGAACACGGTCAGTGGTTTCGTTCCCATGGCAACGAGAACTGGGAATTTGCGGCAAACGGTCTGATGCAGGCGCGTCATGCGAGCATCAATGATGTTCCGATCACCCAGGAGCAGCGCCTGTTTTTATGGGATCGTTCGGGACCGCGCCCGGCGGATCATCCTGGCCTGACGGAATTAGGGCTGTAG
- a CDS encoding NupC/NupG family nucleoside CNT transporter, translating into MEMATWQGLLGLAAFPLIAWLLGEHRCVRVPWRVVGSAFALQMVFALLLLRIPGSAVLLLGLNRVALTLQEATDAGTCFVFGYLGGGPLPFAETMPGASFILAFKVLPLVLVISALSALLYYWGVLQRVARVLALLLRRVMGISGALALAAATHIYVGMIEAPLLIRPYLAGMQRGELFAVMTCGMAGIAGTMMVLYASLIGPVMPGALGHILVASVISTPAALGMAALMVPFEMAEDRGKEKGLGASLSVEEVPAGALDALVKGTRDGIAPLIGILTVLIVAVALVHLVNDALFLMPGSPSLQELAAWPFRPLMWLAGIPSDQVGVAAGLMGQKTIINEFVAYNGLAHLHAGTLDAHARLIVTYALCGFANLGSAGILIGGMGAMVPARRAEIAELGLRSVLSGTLATCMSGTVAGLLLG; encoded by the coding sequence ATGGAGATGGCGACGTGGCAGGGCCTGCTGGGTCTGGCGGCATTTCCTCTGATCGCATGGTTGCTGGGGGAACATCGGTGCGTGCGTGTGCCGTGGCGCGTCGTGGGATCGGCTTTTGCGCTCCAGATGGTGTTTGCGCTGCTTCTGCTGCGTATTCCCGGTAGTGCGGTCCTGCTACTGGGATTAAACAGGGTGGCACTGACCCTGCAGGAGGCAACCGACGCCGGAACCTGTTTTGTGTTCGGTTATCTGGGTGGTGGTCCGTTGCCGTTCGCGGAAACAATGCCGGGAGCCAGTTTCATTCTGGCTTTCAAGGTGTTGCCGTTGGTGCTGGTGATCAGCGCTCTGTCCGCGCTGCTGTATTACTGGGGCGTGTTGCAGCGTGTTGCCCGTGTGCTGGCTCTGCTGCTGCGCCGGGTGATGGGGATTTCGGGTGCGCTGGCACTGGCGGCGGCAACCCATATCTATGTCGGAATGATTGAGGCTCCGTTGCTGATCCGTCCTTATCTGGCCGGGATGCAGCGTGGAGAGCTGTTCGCCGTGATGACCTGCGGCATGGCCGGAATCGCTGGGACCATGATGGTGCTGTATGCCAGCCTGATCGGGCCGGTCATGCCGGGCGCGTTGGGGCATATTCTCGTGGCGTCGGTGATCAGCACGCCGGCGGCTCTGGGGATGGCTGCGTTGATGGTTCCCTTCGAGATGGCTGAAGATCGTGGCAAGGAAAAAGGGTTGGGGGCGTCACTTTCTGTTGAGGAAGTGCCGGCCGGAGCACTTGATGCACTGGTCAAGGGAACGCGGGATGGTATCGCGCCCCTGATCGGTATTCTGACAGTGCTGATCGTTGCAGTGGCTCTGGTGCATCTGGTGAATGATGCCCTGTTCCTGATGCCGGGTTCGCCCAGTTTGCAGGAGCTGGCTGCATGGCCTTTTCGTCCGTTGATGTGGCTGGCGGGCATCCCGTCTGATCAGGTTGGGGTGGCGGCCGGCCTGATGGGGCAGAAGACCATCATCAATGAGTTCGTGGCCTATAATGGATTGGCCCATCTGCATGCTGGCACTCTGGATGCACATGCACGGCTGATTGTAACCTATGCGCTGTGTGGTTTTGCCAATCTTGGCTCTGCCGGCATTCTGATCGGCGGCATGGGAGCGATGGTGCCGGCGCGACGGGCTGAAATCGCAGAGCTTGGTTTGCGATCCGTGCTGTCCGGAACCTTGGCGACCTGCATGAGTGGGACCGTAGCCGGCCTGCTGCTGGGGTGA